The following is a genomic window from Mus pahari chromosome 1, PAHARI_EIJ_v1.1, whole genome shotgun sequence.
ccccacctccccgtGCCTGtatctaatatataaatatagagatGTGTATATGGATGAACCTGCCTCTGTCTATGTATGCCGACGCGACCCCAGCATACTGCACTCACAACTGCCCCCTGCCTTCAGCTGTGGCTTTACATGGCCCTGGTAGTCTTTGGCTCCAGCTGGCCAGGGATGAGGTTGGGTTCTAAGGAGTGCCAGTCTCCTGGGAAGGGGATCAGTTTCCCTTTAGTCACTGTCTTCCCTAACAGCTTCCTGTTTAACTGCTTGGAGTGAGTGGGGGTGACTCAGGGGCACCTTACACACCCCCAAATTCCCAGGAAGTGGCAAAGGTGTAGTAAGTTACAGATCCTGTCCACAAACAcctatgggaggcagagagatttaaaaactagggggtgggggtgaggctgCTTAATCCTCCTACACACATGGTCAAGAACAAAAGGTGATGCTGGGATCTGTGAAAGGTCTCTGGACGTGGAACCCAGGACTGCCTGCCTCAGTTCCCGTGTCTGGTCCCAGCTCTGGGCCATATTGCAGTCTGGCCACTTTCCAGCAGCACCCAGCAGGCTCAGCAGGTTCATGGGCGTGGCGCTGCCCCGTGGTGGAGCCAGCCTACACTGGCTGAGCCGGCAGGCTCGGCCCAGGCATCGGAACCCTTTGGGACTGGGAAGGCTGTGCTCTTGACAGAAGCCTGCTGTGGAGCGAGGCTATGATCCCCCTCCTGTACTTTCTTCTGCCCACCCTGGGCAGTTACGTCAtgctctccatcttcttcctgcGACGACCTCATCTGCTGCACACCCCCTGGGCTCCCGTCTTCCCTATCCGCCTGGCTGCCCACCGGGCAGGTGAGCTGAGTCAGGGAGGTAGAAGGGCTGGAATCCATTTAGGGTGGAGTGAGCCTGACAAGGCAGGTGCCAGGGTGGGCAGCCCATCCTCAAGGTGCAGGGCATGAGTGAATGTTAAAACGAGCGGGGTAAGGAGTCTCGGGGCCTGGGGGCGTgtggcagggaaggagaggccAGTCCAACTGATTGGAAGAGAAGACGCCCAAAGCAAGTGGGAGACCGGCAGGAAGAAAGGTAGGCAGGAAGGTCAAGCTGGGTCCCGGGGACCCACCCAAACTGCTTTCCACAGGGTCTGGGGAGCGACTGGAGAACACCATGGAAGCTGTAGAGAAGTGAGTCCAAGCCCCAGCAAGTTCCATGTGAGGTTGTGGGGTTGTGGGGTTGTGGGGTTGTGGGCTGTGCTCTGCAGGACAAGCAGGGTGCTACTTACCCGCTTCATAAACTGGGTATCTGGAGGTCCTGGAACTGTGTAGGTGGGGTCACATGTCCCACCATAAATTCTGTGCCAATATTTCCCCTCCACTACATGCTCTGGTCCTTCCTGTGTCCTCTTCCCCCACCAACCTTTGCCCCCATAGTTCCATAGCCCAGCGAGCAGATCTCTTGGAATTTGACTGCCAGCTCACCCGGGATGGCGTGGTTGTAGTGTCACACGACAAGAACCTGTCCCGCCAGTCAGGCCTAAATAAGGATGTGAACACCCTGGACTTTGAGGTGAGTTTTGCAGCCCCTCATACTGAGAGCTGCATCACTTACACGCGTGCACCCTGATGACGCTTCCCTGCTCTCCACAGGAACTGCCCCTCTACAAGGAAGAGTTGGAAATCTACTTCTCACCAGGTTAGGATGTGTGTAGCCACTCTTGCGCTGCCTAGCCATCCTCTCATATACTCTCATTAacactccctgcccccagcccatTTATCCTACTCTGACCCAAGTTTTTGtgacacccccccctccccacccaggcCATTTTGCCCACGGGTCAGACCGGCACATGATTAGTTTGGAGGATGTATTTCAGAAATTTCCAAGGACTCCCATGTGCTTGGAggtcaaagaaagaaatgaagaactcATCCACAAG
Proteins encoded in this region:
- the Gdpd3 gene encoding lysophospholipase D GDPD3 gives rise to the protein MIPLLYFLLPTLGSYVMLSIFFLRRPHLLHTPWAPVFPIRLAAHRAGSGERLENTMEAVENSIAQRADLLEFDCQLTRDGVVVVSHDKNLSRQSGLNKDVNTLDFEELPLYKEELEIYFSPGHFAHGSDRHMISLEDVFQKFPRTPMCLEVKERNEELIHKVANLTRRFDRNEITIWATEKSSVMKRCRAANPEMPTALTIWRSFWILLLYYVGLLPFVSIPEKFFFCFLPTIINRTYFPFPCGWMNQLSATITKWIIMRKSLIRHLQDRGIQVLFWCLNEESDFEVAFSLGANGVMTDYPTALRHYLDKQERRDLASSV